One window from the genome of Podospora pseudocomata strain CBS 415.72m chromosome 6, whole genome shotgun sequence encodes:
- a CDS encoding hypothetical protein (COG:A; EggNog:ENOG503NZ6M), translating to MHPFDNVFVPLPRYRIAICSSCHNAVFPSSIKTHVNTHHFYLPVRHRQQIIQRAVELERRGIVGSDVSGIQFPSPGDPAVPGLPVWPDGKKCIVPEPDGHPCGHIRRTYRGIQAHCRDAHGWTNVRARGRPSAGVSPGGEGDVWVDSIHCQQFGKTGTLQRLFEVTPAQASTSTMEGSVHQSHPDSAKQIVAQFNELANTVKDNDQKAAAVIGEQSRFSANMWVRRTGWPRHLQGFDREWLAGTAQPRDPEKREERNRRNTEDKGKDKGKDEGAATEKALARVLLAVERVIWRAQRASRVEIVGSTAINYISRREAGGDSNEKPFHAEQKGQTMERYTESWKAVVAYVWRTSHLKPADAAEAAKTTGSRGDGETDAESEDEWDDDSKNGWNTQARHREGSTQNQRPAYHFTAYQAKVWKQLQEVAYACVVAENPAEDPDPYNSQDTNGDRCWEDPVSSPGISDEETGEELSEQRGPRRSPDICSHDRPQGQDMRALERDVLEFFIALLDHNIGDNEYQNALYSGLAVLGIQVGHGWRSALVYTPRLSAIVTVARMLVLYKAKQERDDEVEQRRAGGETQQEAQQNARSHFDRVREMVQRFMTIVAFDGQPSPMDSILRLRAYGKAIRANTNADGVVDWHGDELLYGHVQFSMASLRMMVHGLLHSTRAQLRQEVLLLETDSEGETAEGETAGGMPQIQWDRLVDNAAETRAGWSFVDDRRNHDAWNGVDGKMWLAGRVAAEERLRDQFIEAGSETSGGTGMRWKMDRVRQYAESMKSFRSKLLVLMHMSGGQPARGTELVTVQYKNGVDGDIRGVVYRRRIGRVCHHVQQDHGDECKGQGDPPVFATGGGGVGRILCMVGGPILADGGCGRQPWQGGLGQSVHMGAAERGGVGISGRGGRRTGAGARPRGRPEAKAERVWFVTIRKRSEETSGSRAVRGRGSYGDHNRRGGRSGRRRGRYRRV from the coding sequence ATGCATCCGTTCGATAACGTATTTGTGCCGTTGCCCAGGTATCGCATAGCCATTTGCAGTTCGTGCCACAACGCCGTATTCCCCAGTTCGATCAAGACGCACGTTAATACACACCATTTTTATTTACCAGTACGGCATCGGCAACAGATCATCCAGCGAGCGGTAGAATTGGAAAGACGCGGCATTGTAGGGTCAGATGTAAGCGGAATCCAGTTCCCAAGCCCGGGGGATCCCGCCGTCCCGGGTTTGCCAGTTTGGCCCGATGGAAAGAAGTGCATAGTTCCCGAACCAGACGGCCACCCGTGCGGCCATATCCGGCGGACGTATCGCGGCATACAAGCGCATTGCCGAGACGCACATGGTTGGACCAACGTGCGCGCACGTGGAAGGCCGTCGGCCGGTGTTTCACCAGGCGGCGAAGGGGACGTATGGGTCGACAGCATACATTGCCAACAATTCGGCAAGACGGGCACGTTGCAGCGGTTGTTCGAAGTGACGCCAGCACAAGCATCCACATCGACAATGGAAGGCAGCGTGCATCAAAGCCATCCGGACTCAGCAAAGCAGATAGTAGCCCAGTTTAACGAGTTGGCCAACACCGTCAAAGACAACGACCAAaaagcggcggcggtgatcgGCGAGCAGTCGAGGTTTTCCGCCAACATGTGGGTTCGCCGGACCGGTTGGCCCCGGCATTTACAAGGATTCGACCGCGAGTGGTTGGCCGGCACCGCACAGCCACGAGACCCGGAAAaacgggaggagaggaatcGAAGGAATACAGAAGACAAAGGTAAGGACAAAGGTAAGGACGAAGGAGCGGCAACCGAGAAGGCGTTAGCCCGTGTTTTATTGGCGGTAGAACGGGTTATATGGCGGGCCCAGCGTGCATCCCGGGTCGAGATAGTTGGGTCGACGGCCATCAATTATATCAGCAGGCgtgaggcgggtggtgattCGAACGAAAAGCCGTTTCACGCAGAGCAAAAGGGCCAGACGATGGAACGGTACACCGAATCGTGGAAGGCGGTAGTGGCATACGTGTGGCGGACGTCCCATTTGAAACCGGCAGACGCAGCCGAGGCAGCAAAAACGACGGGGTCacggggagatggggaaacAGACGCCGAGTCGGAGGATGAATGGGACGACGATTCGAAAAATGGTTGGAACACCCAAGCCAGGCACAGAGAGGGGAGCACCCAGAACCAGCGGCCGGCATACCATTTCACCGCATACCAGGCCAAGGTGTGGAAGCAGTTGCAAGAAGTTGCGTACGCATGTGTGGTGGCGGAGAACCCGGCGGAGGACCCGGACCCGTATAATAGCCAAGACACAAATGGGGATCGGTGTTGGGAAGACCCGGTATCGAGTCCGGGGATAAGTGATGAAGAGACGGGAGAGGAATTGAGCGAGCAGAGAGGCCCGCGGCGGAGCCCCGATATATGTAGCCACGATCGACCCCAAGGTCAGGATATGCGAGCGTTGGAGCGAGACGTTTTGGAATTTTTCATCGCGTTATTGGACCATAACATCGGCGACAACGAGTATCAGAACGCATTATACAGCGGGTTGGCCGTATTAGGGATCCAGGTCGGGcacgggtggaggagcgcATTGGTTTACACGCCCCGGTTGTCCGCCATTGTAACGGTGGCCCGGATGTTGGTATTATACAAGGCCAAACAGGAGCGGGACGACGAGGTCGAGCAGCGTCGAGCCGGAGgcgaaacgcagcaggaggCGCAGCAGAACGCAAGGAGTCATTTCGACCGGGTCCGAGAAATGGTCCAGCGGTTCATGACCATCGTGGCGTTCGACGGGCAGCCGTCGCCAATGGATTCGATATTGCGGTTACGAGCGTACGGCAAGGCGATCCgggccaacaccaacgcaGACGGCGTAGTCGATTGGCACGGCGACGAGTTGTTGTACGGGCACGTGCAGTTCAGCATGGCGTCGTTGCGGATGATGGTACACGGGTTATTGCATTCGACACGGGCGCAGTTGCGGCAGGAGGTATTGTTATTAGAGACCGACAGCGAGGGCGAGACCGCCGAGGGCGAGACCGCCGGGGGTATGCCGCAGATCCAGTGGGATCGATTGGTCGATAACGCGGCCGAGACCCGGGCAGGGTGGAGTTTTGTAGATGACCGGCGGAACCACGACGCATGGAACGGCGTGGACGGGAAGATGTGGTTAGCCGGCCGCGTGGCAGCCGAGGAGCGGTTACGGGACCAGTTTATCGAGGCCGGCAGCGAGACGAGCGGAGGCACAGGGATGCGGTGGAAGATGGACCGAGTCCGCCAGTACGCAGAGTCCATGAAATCGTTCCGGTCCAAGTTGTTGGTGTTAATGCATATGAGCGGGGGCCAGCCGGCGAGAGGGACCGAGTTGGTCACGGTCCAGTATAAGAACGGCGTGGACGGGGATATCCGGGGGGTTGTTTATCGACGACGGATCGGTCGTGTTTGTCACCATGTACAGCAAGACCATGGGGATGAGTGCAAAGGCCAAGGTGATCCACCGGTATTTGCCacgggaggtgggggagttggccGTATATTATGTATGGTTGGCGGTCCCATTTtggcggatggtggttgcGGGCGCCAGCCATGGCAAGGCGGATTGGGGCAGTCCGTACATATGGGAGCCGCGGAAAGAGGCGGCGTGGGCATTTCcgggcggggaggaagaagaacagggGCAGGAGCACGACCACGGGGAAGGCCGGAGGCGAAAGCGGAGAGGGTATGGTTCGTCACGATCCGGAAGAGAAGCGAAGAGACGTCGGGTTCGAGGGCCGTCCGCGGCAGGGGCAGTTATGGCGACCATAATCGACGAGGTGGACGAAgcggaagaaggagagggcggtaCAGACGGGTATAG